From a single Streptomyces liliifuscus genomic region:
- a CDS encoding organic hydroperoxide resistance protein has product MDALYTAVATATHGRDGRAYSSDGKLDLELGIPVEMGGNGQGTNPEQLFAAGYSACFASALGLVGRAAKVDVSDAAVTAEVGIGKQGEGFALAVTLRVELPESVDAETGRKLIEQAHQVCPYSNATRGNIPVELVVE; this is encoded by the coding sequence ATGGACGCGCTCTACACCGCTGTCGCCACCGCCACCCACGGCCGTGACGGCCGGGCCTACAGCTCCGACGGCAAGCTCGACCTGGAGCTGGGCATACCGGTGGAGATGGGCGGCAACGGTCAGGGCACGAACCCGGAGCAGCTGTTCGCGGCCGGTTACTCGGCCTGTTTCGCCAGTGCGCTCGGGCTGGTCGGGCGGGCGGCGAAGGTTGATGTCAGTGACGCGGCGGTGACTGCCGAGGTCGGGATCGGCAAGCAGGGGGAGGGGTTTGCCCTTGCTGTCACGCTGCGGGTGGAGCTGCCCGAGTCCGTGGACGCGGAGACCGGCCGCAAGCTGATCGAGCAGGCCCACCAGGTGTGCCCGTACTCCAACGCGACCCGGGGCAACATCCCGGTCGAACTCGTCGTCGAGTAG
- a CDS encoding glycosyltransferase 87 family protein yields MKPRLLLVAVGWLTTRALMLWLLARDGHAPLGIGGVAREVHGLYARWYGVLAHGTFPSGDRLWQYPPGAGPVLLSPGLLPGLTYFQAFVVLALAADAVVAVALTRAGTRTGRSLRGAALWIGGLPLLLHLPLARYDVQVTALAVIALLTFSRSTRACGAFAALGALVKVWPALILIGTPRGRTTREVWTSAAVTAGALLLALAALFRDPFDFLRQQGGRGVQIESLGGTALSFARHAGWPGQVRYRYGAMEFTGPYVTTIAAASLTLTVAAFGALLLWRLRARHWTPATPYDAALCAVLLFTVTSRVISPQYLVWLLGLAAVCLTSRHTSQRPVAVLITLAAAASALAYPVLYRDVMDCTWTGTLLMFVRNGLLVAAAALSFRRLWTAGTRPTGVRSTGIRSAETEPSHNSRHLPHETVSTS; encoded by the coding sequence ATGAAGCCCCGTCTCCTCCTCGTCGCCGTCGGCTGGCTCACCACCCGCGCCCTGATGCTCTGGCTGCTCGCCCGGGACGGGCACGCCCCGCTGGGCATCGGCGGTGTCGCGCGTGAGGTGCACGGGTTGTACGCCCGCTGGTACGGCGTGCTCGCCCACGGCACGTTCCCCTCGGGCGACCGGCTGTGGCAGTACCCGCCGGGCGCGGGCCCGGTCCTGTTGTCCCCCGGGCTGCTGCCGGGGCTGACGTACTTCCAGGCGTTCGTGGTCCTGGCGCTCGCCGCCGACGCCGTGGTCGCCGTCGCCCTCACGCGCGCGGGCACCCGGACAGGCCGCAGCCTGCGCGGCGCGGCCCTGTGGATCGGGGGCCTCCCCCTCCTCCTGCACCTCCCGCTGGCCCGCTACGACGTGCAGGTCACCGCCCTTGCCGTCATCGCCCTGTTGACTTTTTCGCGCTCCACGCGCGCGTGCGGCGCCTTCGCCGCGCTGGGCGCTCTCGTGAAGGTGTGGCCCGCGCTGATCCTGATCGGCACCCCCAGGGGGCGTACGACGAGGGAGGTGTGGACGTCGGCGGCCGTCACCGCGGGCGCACTGCTCCTCGCACTCGCCGCGCTCTTCCGCGACCCCTTCGACTTCCTGCGCCAGCAGGGCGGCCGGGGCGTGCAGATCGAGTCGCTCGGCGGGACGGCCCTCTCGTTCGCGCGGCACGCCGGCTGGCCGGGTCAGGTGCGCTACCGGTACGGGGCGATGGAGTTCACGGGGCCGTACGTCACCACGATCGCCGCGGCGTCGCTGACACTCACCGTCGCCGCCTTCGGGGCCCTGCTGCTGTGGCGCCTGCGGGCCCGGCACTGGACGCCGGCGACCCCGTACGACGCCGCGCTCTGTGCCGTGCTCCTGTTCACCGTGACGAGCCGGGTGATCAGTCCCCAGTACCTGGTGTGGCTGCTCGGCCTGGCCGCGGTGTGTCTGACCTCGCGGCACACCTCGCAGCGTCCGGTGGCCGTGCTGATCACGCTGGCCGCGGCGGCCAGCGCCCTCGCGTACCCCGTCCTGTACAGGGACGTCATGGACTGCACCTGGACCGGCACCCTGCTGATGTTCGTCCGCAACGGACTGCTCGTCGCGGCCGCGGCGCTCTCCTTCCGCCGTCTGTGGACCGCCGGGACCCGGCCGACCGGGGTCCGGTCCACGGGAATTCGATCAGCGGAGACGGAACCCTCACACAATTCCCGTCATCTTCCCCACGAGACAGTAAGTACCTCTTAA
- a CDS encoding glycosyltransferase family 2 protein: protein MRPIQAIPPHQSQVCVVVIGYDDAAHVTDAVRSALAQGPAVREVIAVDDCSADGSADLLDRLALDEPRLRVLRRKVNSGGCGSPRNDGVDAATAPYVMFLDSDDVLPPGAVDALLDAAAGRGAEVAAGLCVRRELPSGREVPWQPELYAKAALVKHPSRRTHLVHDTLCVNKLYRTDFLREHGIRFPEGRFPYEDFVFTARVLAAGPRIALIPDTVYVWHVRRGAERLSISLDRAGVGNWRSRITAHALSYDILLAAGEKRLARATRARFLDHSLRMYARELDQRGPVYRSEWWALTRAYLATFDAGDLALAPAPGRVVAQVVTASEEPRDLTRVKEVAARPARLRPPYARLADGTPVWSADLTQVTLEHLLFRPVRLLPVAVDAELRPRARATRLRLRLHELYGRMADAAPASVDAEFVNRHDGAVGLTVTARFLPDDVDPVDDGPGSDGGTDSWTAEAGVDLAALGSGTWDLRLRLRFHDGTSRETTAHAVAGPGLLRRSVVPNGRHGLLLVQPYATHAGSLALRLAPGWRGMTTVVGRRMRRLLH, encoded by the coding sequence ATGCGACCCATCCAAGCCATACCTCCCCACCAGTCACAGGTGTGCGTCGTGGTCATCGGGTACGACGACGCCGCCCATGTGACGGACGCGGTGCGCTCGGCCCTCGCGCAGGGGCCCGCCGTCCGCGAGGTGATCGCCGTGGACGACTGCTCGGCGGACGGCAGCGCGGATCTCCTGGACCGCCTCGCCCTCGACGAACCCCGCCTGAGGGTGCTCCGCCGCAAGGTCAACAGCGGCGGTTGCGGCAGCCCCCGCAACGACGGCGTCGACGCCGCCACGGCCCCGTACGTGATGTTCCTGGACAGCGACGACGTCCTGCCGCCCGGTGCCGTGGACGCGCTCCTGGACGCGGCCGCCGGGCGCGGGGCCGAGGTCGCCGCCGGTCTGTGTGTGCGCCGCGAGCTGCCGTCCGGCCGCGAGGTCCCCTGGCAGCCCGAGCTGTACGCGAAGGCCGCCCTGGTGAAGCACCCGTCCCGCCGCACCCACCTCGTCCACGACACCCTCTGCGTCAACAAGCTCTACCGCACCGACTTCCTGCGCGAGCACGGCATCCGCTTCCCCGAAGGACGCTTCCCCTACGAGGACTTCGTCTTCACCGCGCGCGTGCTCGCCGCCGGTCCGCGCATCGCGCTGATCCCGGACACGGTGTACGTCTGGCACGTGCGCCGCGGCGCCGAACGGCTGTCGATCTCGCTGGACCGGGCGGGCGTCGGCAACTGGCGGTCCAGGATCACCGCCCACGCCCTCTCGTACGACATCCTCCTCGCCGCCGGTGAGAAGCGGCTGGCGCGGGCGACGCGCGCGCGGTTCCTCGACCACTCGCTGCGGATGTACGCGCGCGAGCTCGACCAGCGCGGTCCCGTGTACCGGAGCGAGTGGTGGGCCCTCACGCGTGCGTACCTCGCGACGTTCGACGCGGGGGACCTGGCGCTCGCACCGGCGCCCGGTCGGGTCGTCGCACAGGTCGTGACGGCCTCCGAGGAGCCCCGCGACCTGACCCGCGTCAAGGAGGTCGCGGCGCGCCCGGCCCGGCTGCGGCCGCCGTACGCACGGCTCGCGGACGGTACGCCGGTCTGGTCCGCCGATCTGACCCAGGTGACTCTGGAACACCTGCTGTTCCGGCCCGTACGCCTCCTCCCTGTGGCCGTCGACGCGGAACTGCGGCCACGCGCGCGTGCCACCCGGCTGCGGTTGCGTCTGCACGAGCTGTACGGGCGGATGGCGGACGCGGCGCCGGCGTCCGTGGACGCCGAGTTCGTGAACCGGCACGACGGGGCGGTCGGGCTCACGGTGACGGCCCGGTTCCTGCCGGACGACGTCGATCCCGTCGACGACGGCCCGGGCAGCGACGGGGGCACCGACTCCTGGACGGCCGAGGCGGGCGTCGACCTCGCGGCGCTCGGCTCCGGCACCTGGGACCTGCGCCTCCGCCTGCGCTTCCACGACGGCACGAGCCGCGAGACCACCGCGCACGCCGTCGCGGGCCCTGGCCTGCTGCGCCGGTCCGTCGTGCCCAACGGCCGGCACGGGCTGCTGCTCGTCCAGCCGTACGCGACCCACGCGGGCTCGCTCGCACTGCGCCTGGCGCCCGGCTGGCGTGGCATGACCACCGTGGTGGGTCGCAGAATGAGGCGTTTGCTTCACTGA
- a CDS encoding TetR/AcrR family transcriptional regulator: MTTNADGTPTNAEGTPESPQRPRRRTPAGAAVLREDVTEAIRAAVFEELAAVGYARMSIEGIARRAGVGKTAVYRRWRSKLHLVLDLVSAVAVQGLPAPDTGSLEGDLRLLYEVTSRALRHPVASQIIPDLQAEAARNPDIAEAMQKALREGQEGVASGIVAAAERRGEVRMGIDDELALDLISGPLYWRSVVIRSPKLPKGYLESLARATAVALKAL; this comes from the coding sequence ATGACGACGAACGCCGACGGGACCCCGACGAACGCCGAAGGGACCCCAGAGAGCCCGCAGCGGCCGCGCCGCCGGACTCCCGCCGGGGCGGCGGTGCTCCGGGAGGACGTGACGGAGGCCATCAGGGCGGCCGTCTTCGAGGAGCTCGCGGCCGTCGGATACGCGCGGATGTCCATCGAGGGGATCGCGCGCCGCGCGGGCGTGGGCAAGACCGCGGTCTACCGCCGGTGGCGCTCCAAGCTGCACCTGGTGCTCGACCTGGTGTCGGCCGTCGCGGTGCAGGGGCTGCCGGCACCCGACACGGGCTCCCTGGAGGGCGACCTGCGTCTGCTGTACGAGGTCACGTCACGGGCCCTGCGTCACCCTGTCGCCTCGCAGATCATCCCCGACCTCCAGGCCGAGGCCGCCCGCAATCCGGACATCGCCGAGGCCATGCAGAAGGCTCTGCGGGAGGGGCAGGAGGGCGTCGCCAGCGGCATCGTCGCCGCGGCGGAGCGGCGCGGCGAGGTCCGGATGGGCATCGACGACGAGCTGGCGCTCGACCTGATCTCCGGACCGCTGTACTGGCGCTCGGTGGTGATCCGCAGCCCCAAGCTGCCGAAGGGGTACCTGGAGAGCCTGGCCCGGGCCACGGCGGTGGCGCTCAAGGCGTTGTAA
- a CDS encoding MarR family winged helix-turn-helix transcriptional regulator, with product MTTTPAPDPSVQQPVRDEDFLRLDQQICFSLNAASRAFGGVYRVVLKDLGLTYPQYLVMLVLWEHGELPVKKVGEHLRLDSGTLSPLLKRLETAGLVRRERSARDERSVVVGLTNEGTAMREQALRVPRRIAAATTFELDEILELRARLDKLTNALDAAALAETPGCGT from the coding sequence ATGACCACGACGCCCGCACCCGACCCCTCCGTACAGCAGCCCGTTCGGGACGAGGACTTCCTCCGTCTCGACCAGCAGATCTGCTTCTCCCTGAACGCGGCCTCCCGTGCCTTCGGCGGCGTGTACCGGGTCGTGCTGAAGGACCTGGGGCTCACCTACCCCCAGTACCTGGTCATGCTCGTCCTGTGGGAGCACGGCGAGCTGCCCGTGAAGAAGGTCGGCGAGCACCTGCGGCTCGACTCCGGCACGCTGTCGCCGCTGCTGAAGCGACTGGAGACGGCCGGCCTCGTACGCCGTGAGCGCAGTGCGCGTGACGAGCGGTCCGTGGTGGTCGGACTCACGAACGAGGGCACGGCCATGCGCGAGCAGGCACTGCGCGTACCGCGCCGGATCGCCGCCGCTACGACCTTCGAACTGGACGAGATCCTCGAACTGCGCGCCCGTCTCGACAAGCTCACGAACGCACTGGACGCGGCGGCCCTGGCCGAGACCCCGGGCTGCGGCACCTGA
- a CDS encoding glycosyltransferase family 39 protein, with amino-acid sequence MVVKRPQVAVAVLVPALVMFGIGLWGIDRGGMWRDEAVTFQVARRSLPQIWQLLHSVDAVHGLYYLLMHPVLAFHPGEVALRLPSLCAAAATAGLVAALGARLARPRVGLWAGLLYAVTPMAGHFAQEGRSYALVAAGVAASTLLLARATTVGGGGNLGRDGNGGGDGDQEDEPVGRLARHARVVGWCAYGGVVAVTVLLHEFAVLILLAHAATLALSRMPRRVWRDWACAAGAVLLVLLPLALVSSGQAEQVAWLRPPGGGTVERLLRSFTGPTQLVLGPYLLLIALALRIPFTPPARRGELSLPTVALPLLLLPPAALIAVSRHWPLYDDRYVLYALAGAPLLAAAGAERLLLAARRVGLARRETDGLLRGSGGGPGVAPGSGAGSGADFDSDPGLVRGFRVPYAATLAGVLAIGLAFVSQLPVLREDRDPARRPDNLAVVSAAAAQRMSPGDSVLFLPSLGRRSALAYPKGFQGTRDIALEEPAHVSGTLYGRETGPDELRRRLAGLDRVWVVAEPYALKSAWYPSDPTERVKLTVVGEEFVPQAEFVRKGSILRLYVRRAPTV; translated from the coding sequence ATGGTCGTCAAGCGCCCGCAGGTTGCCGTCGCCGTGCTCGTACCCGCACTCGTCATGTTCGGGATCGGTCTCTGGGGGATCGATCGTGGCGGGATGTGGCGGGACGAGGCGGTCACCTTCCAGGTGGCCCGGCGCTCGCTCCCGCAGATCTGGCAGCTCCTGCACTCCGTGGACGCGGTGCACGGCCTCTACTACCTCCTCATGCACCCCGTCCTCGCCTTCCACCCCGGCGAGGTCGCCCTGCGCCTCCCCTCGCTCTGCGCGGCCGCCGCGACCGCGGGCCTGGTCGCGGCCCTGGGCGCCCGGCTCGCCCGCCCGAGGGTGGGCCTGTGGGCGGGCCTGCTGTACGCCGTGACCCCGATGGCCGGTCACTTCGCCCAGGAGGGCCGTTCGTACGCCCTGGTCGCCGCCGGGGTGGCGGCGTCGACGCTGCTGCTGGCGCGGGCGACGACGGTCGGCGGGGGCGGAAACCTGGGCAGGGACGGAAACGGGGGCGGGGACGGGGATCAGGAGGACGAGCCCGTGGGCCGGCTCGCCCGGCACGCGCGCGTGGTCGGCTGGTGCGCGTACGGAGGGGTCGTCGCCGTCACCGTCCTGCTGCACGAGTTCGCCGTACTGATCCTGCTCGCGCACGCCGCCACCCTGGCCCTCTCCCGCATGCCCCGCCGCGTGTGGCGCGACTGGGCCTGCGCCGCGGGTGCCGTACTCCTCGTCCTGCTTCCGCTCGCCCTGGTCTCCAGTGGCCAGGCGGAGCAGGTCGCCTGGCTCCGGCCCCCGGGCGGCGGCACCGTCGAACGCCTGCTGCGCTCCTTCACGGGCCCGACCCAGCTGGTCCTCGGCCCGTATCTGCTGCTGATCGCCCTCGCCCTGCGCATCCCGTTCACCCCGCCGGCCCGCCGCGGCGAACTCTCCCTCCCCACGGTCGCCCTGCCGCTGCTGCTCCTCCCGCCCGCGGCCCTCATCGCGGTCTCCCGCCACTGGCCGCTCTACGACGACCGCTATGTGCTGTACGCGCTCGCCGGGGCGCCGTTGCTGGCGGCGGCGGGGGCGGAACGGCTGCTCCTGGCGGCACGCAGGGTGGGACTTGCGCGGCGCGAGACCGACGGCCTGCTGCGGGGCTCGGGGGGCGGTCCCGGCGTCGCTCCGGGTTCCGGTGCCGGTTCCGGTGCCGATTTCGACTCGGATCCCGGTCTCGTACGAGGCTTCCGGGTGCCGTACGCCGCCACGCTGGCCGGCGTGCTGGCCATCGGCCTCGCCTTCGTCTCGCAGCTTCCGGTCCTCCGGGAGGACCGGGACCCCGCCCGCCGCCCCGACAACCTCGCCGTCGTCTCGGCCGCGGCCGCCCAGCGGATGAGCCCCGGGGACTCCGTGCTCTTCCTGCCGTCGCTCGGCAGGCGCTCCGCGCTGGCGTACCCGAAGGGGTTCCAGGGCACGCGGGACATCGCGCTGGAGGAGCCCGCACACGTCTCCGGCACGCTCTACGGGCGCGAGACCGGCCCGGACGAACTGCGCCGCAGACTCGCCGGCCTGGACCGCGTATGGGTGGTCGCCGAGCCGTACGCGCTGAAATCGGCCTGGTATCCGAGCGATCCGACCGAGCGGGTCAAACTCACCGTCGTGGGCGAGGAGTTCGTGCCGCAGGCCGAGTTCGTACGGAAGGGGTCGATTCTGCGGCTGTATGTGCGGAGGGCTCCGACGGTGTGA
- a CDS encoding bifunctional glycosyltransferase/CDP-glycerol:glycerophosphate glycerophosphotransferase: MPRFSIVVPVHNVQGYLRVCLESVLDQSYGDFEVIVVNDCSPDGSSAIIDEFAARDERVVPVHLPVNGGIGPARNHGAKLARGEYLLFLDSDDSYTPGTLRAIAERIDATSRPDIVLFDYARTHWHGPVRRNRDAAVFEAPGPEVFTVAERPDLLDLFTVVWNKAYRLDFFREGGFTFPTGFYEDAVVVYQTLWTARTITLVDRICVYYRQRRQGNAMRTPSREHFEVFAQYERLFRFIAERPELERWRGFLYDHMADHYLFILRQQDRVPPSARPEFHRRAARDLRTYRPSGHRLGADIPRVSFTLLARTPYALYGLHRAAAVLRAGLRRRYRVWRRRLRRVLLATHRRLVLRRALDPNLAVYSAFSHRGVLGDPAAIHRKAREIAPHIRGVWVVGKEYVDTLPPDVEHVLPGSRAYRKVTARAKYLVNNVNWANDLVKREGAVHIHTHQGTPLKSMGADLLKYPGARRGFSVPKMLHRADRWDYSLVANPHSELVWDRAYPCDFVSLRSGSPRNDCLVRPEPGRRESVRQRLDVGDDRTLILYAPTNRDHRQGGYAPTCDLERLAAGLPGDHVLAVRLHPSLAQRHERGLELRDLARRGVLLDVTDEPSVEDLMLASDALVTDYSALMFDYAHLDRPIVLHTYDRDTYLAGRGTYFDVTERPPGHVAYDEGELARLFASGAWRDEESARLREAFRERFGGYDDGRASERVVRLVMLGEDLAAVSPTVPAPGVPSGQLARS; the protein is encoded by the coding sequence ATGCCCCGCTTCAGCATCGTCGTGCCCGTCCACAACGTGCAGGGCTATCTGCGCGTATGCCTGGAGTCGGTCCTCGACCAGTCGTACGGCGACTTCGAGGTGATCGTCGTCAACGACTGCTCCCCGGACGGGAGTTCGGCGATCATCGACGAGTTCGCGGCCCGCGACGAGCGGGTCGTACCGGTGCATCTGCCCGTCAACGGCGGGATCGGCCCGGCCCGCAACCACGGCGCGAAGCTGGCGCGGGGCGAGTACCTGCTGTTCCTCGACAGCGACGACAGCTACACACCGGGCACCCTGCGGGCGATCGCCGAGCGCATCGACGCGACCTCGCGGCCCGACATCGTCCTGTTCGACTACGCGCGCACGCACTGGCACGGCCCGGTGCGGCGCAACCGGGACGCGGCGGTGTTCGAGGCGCCGGGCCCCGAGGTGTTCACGGTCGCCGAACGCCCCGATCTGCTCGACCTGTTCACGGTCGTCTGGAACAAGGCCTACCGCCTCGACTTCTTCCGCGAGGGCGGTTTCACCTTCCCCACCGGCTTCTACGAGGACGCGGTGGTCGTCTACCAGACACTGTGGACGGCCCGCACGATCACGCTCGTCGACCGGATCTGCGTGTACTACCGGCAGCGCCGCCAGGGCAACGCGATGCGCACGCCGAGCCGGGAGCACTTCGAGGTGTTCGCGCAGTACGAGCGGCTGTTCCGGTTCATCGCGGAGCGGCCCGAGTTGGAGCGGTGGCGCGGCTTCCTCTACGACCACATGGCGGACCACTACCTCTTCATCCTCCGCCAGCAGGACCGCGTACCGCCGTCGGCCCGCCCCGAGTTCCACCGGCGGGCGGCCCGGGACCTGCGGACGTACCGCCCGAGCGGACACCGGCTCGGCGCGGACATCCCGCGTGTGTCCTTCACGCTGCTCGCCCGGACCCCGTACGCCCTCTACGGACTGCACCGCGCGGCCGCCGTGCTGCGGGCCGGTCTGCGCAGGCGCTACCGGGTCTGGCGACGGCGGCTGCGCAGGGTGCTGCTCGCGACGCACCGACGGCTGGTCCTGCGGCGGGCACTCGACCCCAACCTGGCCGTGTACTCGGCCTTCTCGCACCGGGGTGTCCTGGGCGATCCGGCCGCGATCCACCGCAAGGCGCGGGAGATCGCCCCGCACATCCGGGGCGTGTGGGTGGTGGGGAAGGAATACGTGGACACGCTGCCGCCTGACGTCGAGCACGTCCTGCCGGGCAGCCGCGCGTACCGGAAGGTGACGGCGAGGGCCAAGTACCTGGTCAACAACGTCAATTGGGCCAACGACCTGGTGAAGCGCGAGGGTGCCGTGCACATCCACACCCACCAGGGCACCCCACTGAAGTCGATGGGTGCGGACCTGCTCAAGTACCCGGGAGCGCGACGCGGCTTCAGCGTCCCGAAGATGCTGCACCGGGCCGACCGCTGGGACTACAGCCTGGTCGCGAACCCGCACTCGGAGCTGGTCTGGGACCGCGCGTACCCCTGCGACTTCGTGTCCCTGCGCTCGGGCAGCCCGCGCAACGACTGCCTGGTCCGCCCGGAGCCGGGCCGACGCGAGTCCGTACGGCAGCGGCTGGACGTCGGCGACGACAGGACCCTGATCCTGTACGCGCCGACCAACCGCGACCACCGTCAGGGCGGTTACGCGCCCACCTGCGACCTGGAACGCCTCGCGGCCGGGCTGCCGGGCGACCACGTCCTGGCGGTCCGCCTCCATCCGTCACTGGCGCAGCGTCACGAACGCGGCCTGGAGCTCAGGGACTTGGCTCGGCGGGGTGTGCTCCTGGACGTCACCGACGAGCCGAGCGTCGAGGATCTGATGCTCGCCTCCGACGCGCTGGTCACCGACTACTCGGCCCTGATGTTCGACTACGCCCACCTCGACCGGCCGATCGTCCTGCACACCTACGACCGGGACACCTACCTCGCCGGACGCGGCACCTACTTCGACGTGACCGAGCGCCCGCCGGGCCATGTGGCCTACGACGAGGGCGAATTGGCGCGACTGTTCGCCTCGGGCGCGTGGCGGGACGAGGAGTCGGCGCGACTGCGGGAGGCCTTCCGGGAGCGGTTCGGCGGTTACGACGACGGGCGGGCGTCGGAGCGGGTCGTACGGCTGGTGATGCTGGGCGAGGACCTGGCCGCCGTGTCGCCCACGGTCCCCGCACCCGGCGTCCCGAGCGGGCAGTTGGCCCGCTCGTGA
- the galE gene encoding UDP-glucose 4-epimerase GalE, which yields MTWLITGGAGYIGAHVVRAMTEAGERAVVYDDLSTGIAERVPDGVPLVVGSTLDGERVARALKDHGVTGVVHLAAKKQVGESVDLPLHYYRENVEGLRVLLQAVTAAAVPSFVFSSSAAVYGMPDVNLVTEETPCVPMSPYGETKLAGEWLVRATGRAHGLSTASLRYFNVAGAAAPELADTGVFNLIPMVFEKLTEGAPPRVFGDDYPTPDGTCVRDYIHVADLAEAHVAAARRLAAAPGTDLTLNIGRGEGVSVREMIDRINEVTGYTLAPAVTPRRPGDPPRVVASADRIAAELAWKAKYDVHDMITSAWEGWVRLHPEARRGQAQEG from the coding sequence ATGACCTGGCTGATCACCGGCGGCGCCGGCTACATCGGGGCGCACGTCGTCCGTGCGATGACCGAGGCGGGCGAACGGGCCGTGGTGTACGACGACCTGTCCACCGGGATCGCCGAGCGCGTGCCCGACGGGGTGCCGCTGGTCGTCGGCTCGACCCTGGACGGGGAGCGGGTGGCCCGGGCGCTCAAGGACCACGGCGTCACGGGTGTCGTCCATCTGGCGGCGAAGAAGCAGGTCGGCGAGTCCGTGGACCTGCCGCTGCACTACTACCGCGAGAACGTCGAGGGGCTGCGGGTGCTGCTGCAGGCGGTCACGGCCGCCGCGGTGCCGTCCTTCGTGTTCTCGTCCTCCGCGGCCGTGTACGGCATGCCCGACGTCAACCTGGTGACCGAGGAGACACCCTGTGTGCCGATGAGCCCGTACGGCGAGACCAAGCTGGCGGGCGAGTGGCTGGTCCGCGCCACGGGCCGCGCCCACGGTCTGTCGACGGCTTCCCTGCGCTACTTCAACGTGGCGGGCGCCGCGGCGCCGGAGCTGGCCGACACGGGCGTCTTCAATCTGATCCCCATGGTCTTCGAGAAGCTCACCGAAGGTGCGCCCCCGCGCGTCTTCGGCGACGACTACCCGACCCCCGACGGCACGTGCGTCCGCGACTACATCCACGTCGCCGACCTGGCCGAGGCCCATGTGGCGGCCGCCCGCCGGCTGGCCGCCGCTCCCGGCACGGACCTGACCCTCAACATCGGCCGCGGCGAGGGCGTCTCCGTCCGCGAGATGATCGACCGGATCAACGAGGTCACCGGCTACACGCTCGCCCCTGCCGTCACCCCTCGCCGCCCCGGCGACCCGCCGCGCGTCGTCGCCTCCGCCGACCGCATCGCCGCGGAACTGGCCTGGAAGGCCAAGTACGACGTCCACGACATGATCACGTCGGCCTGGGAGGGCTGGGTACGGCTTCATCCCGAGGCCCGGCGGGGCCAGGCCCAAGAGGGCTGA